From one Gemmatimonadota bacterium genomic stretch:
- a CDS encoding sulfurtransferase, which yields MSDKGYANPELLISPRDLYERAADVCIVDTRPTHAYHAGHIPGALHLDLYSISLNDTREQAFDAFMWMLGYLFSNRGIGTDKTVVWYEDDSGVRASRGFWICEYLGHPDVRVLDGGCNAWTAMGYELTTDCEEAEPAEFVITSVPGRHMGADVLNGLLGREDVVPLDTRGDDEYFGRNVRAARGGAIPGAVHVEYVNNLDETGAFKPADELRAMYEAVGISPDKEIVPY from the coding sequence ATGAGCGATAAAGGGTATGCGAATCCCGAGTTGTTGATTTCGCCGCGGGATTTGTATGAGAGGGCTGCCGATGTCTGTATTGTGGATACGCGGCCGACGCATGCATATCACGCTGGGCATATTCCGGGTGCGCTTCATCTGGATCTTTATTCAATCAGTTTGAACGATACCCGCGAACAGGCTTTTGATGCGTTTATGTGGATGCTCGGTTATTTGTTCAGTAACCGGGGTATTGGTACGGATAAGACGGTGGTCTGGTATGAGGATGATTCCGGGGTGCGCGCGTCGCGCGGTTTTTGGATTTGTGAATATCTGGGGCATCCCGATGTGCGCGTGCTGGATGGGGGATGCAATGCCTGGACGGCTATGGGCTATGAATTGACGACGGATTGTGAGGAGGCCGAGCCCGCGGAGTTTGTGATAACCTCGGTGCCGGGGCGCCACATGGGGGCCGATGTTTTAAATGGTCTTTTGGGGCGCGAGGATGTTGTGCCTCTGGATACGCGCGGTGACGATGAGTATTTTGGGCGCAATGTGCGGGCTGCGCGCGGGGGGGCTATTCCAGGTGCTGTGCATGTTGAGTATGTGAATAACCTGGATGAGACGGGGGCGTTTAAGCCAGCGGATGAATTGCGGGCGATGTACGAGGCTGTGGGTATTTCGCCCGATAAAGAAATTGTGCCTTACTGA
- a CDS encoding penicillin acylase family protein — MADRKTILMQAMRWDITVDEAAEQLGISRRSFRDFQRRFLRQKLPRTEERVKAPVDQQVTVLRDRWGVAHIEAASMADCFTALGYAMAQDRLWQMDYMRRLAHGQLSEILGADYLAQDRLHRTIGLARAAQGAASAMSDEVKMVLQSLGGGINAWMEAMGDRRCVEFDLLDYDPAPWTVVDSIAIWKWRWWMLTGRLSAVAVNEAAKRYLPPDLFDLFLTTEASEETIVPSDEPAGVGGYDTGIGSNNWVIGGERTANGKPVLATDPHNDVSLCRQWYQAQVRAPGMDAVGAFFLGTPGIYLGHTRDTAWGVTNHSASVRDLYVEDVSAEDESLYRDGDAWRPFEVEEQAIPVRDAAADVLVIRRSRRGPVVNEFVPAAGDGEQPVLSMRWIGSEATTGFEAMLGLMRSKNVAQVLDALAQWPMPILNFVFADSDGRLGYHVVGHVPTRRVGDFGFRLANDPDCEWGAPYAFDALPHLVDPERNWVATANNPPWGGRGPYLSLGSWSDGYRFRRIRARIEELETHTQESTGAIHADVVHGRGEDLAPIVAEIALRAGNKRLRDLGELLREWDGAYAVDSVAATVFTTFWEHWVRRVVRVRFPEHVVQLVVGRGGSVARHVLTGQALDWTPDDWDLDREVHAALGDALDWLRRRVGPRKSQWRWGRLHTVTFRHPLSDGGALSEMFDVGPFESSGSTGTVRATGYNFGKLFEVGSLSTYRMVVDMSNPAQSMATAAGGQSGHPVSPNYRTQSELWAADEYHPLLMDWEDIVGNLQSRLELNP; from the coding sequence ATGGCAGACCGAAAAACTATTTTGATGCAGGCGATGCGCTGGGATATAACTGTTGATGAGGCAGCGGAGCAATTGGGTATTTCGCGCCGGTCGTTTCGGGATTTTCAACGGCGGTTTTTGCGCCAGAAATTGCCCAGGACGGAGGAGAGGGTAAAAGCACCAGTGGATCAGCAGGTGACGGTGTTGCGCGACCGGTGGGGCGTGGCGCATATCGAGGCGGCTTCGATGGCGGATTGTTTTACTGCGCTGGGATATGCTATGGCGCAGGATCGGCTGTGGCAGATGGATTATATGCGGCGGTTGGCACACGGGCAATTGTCGGAGATTTTGGGAGCGGATTATCTGGCGCAGGATCGCTTGCATCGGACGATTGGTTTGGCGCGCGCGGCACAGGGGGCGGCTTCGGCAATGTCGGATGAGGTGAAGATGGTGTTGCAGTCGCTGGGCGGCGGTATCAATGCGTGGATGGAAGCGATGGGTGATCGGCGTTGTGTTGAGTTCGATTTGCTGGATTACGATCCCGCGCCGTGGACGGTGGTGGATTCGATTGCGATATGGAAATGGCGGTGGTGGATGCTGACGGGGCGGCTGAGTGCGGTTGCGGTGAATGAGGCGGCCAAACGCTATTTGCCTCCCGATTTGTTCGATTTGTTTTTGACTACAGAGGCTTCAGAAGAGACCATTGTTCCGTCTGATGAACCGGCCGGTGTGGGGGGATACGATACGGGGATTGGCAGCAATAATTGGGTGATTGGGGGCGAGCGGACGGCGAATGGCAAACCCGTGCTGGCAACGGATCCGCACAATGATGTGAGTTTGTGCCGGCAGTGGTATCAGGCACAGGTGCGCGCGCCGGGTATGGATGCTGTGGGCGCGTTTTTTTTGGGGACGCCGGGTATTTATCTGGGGCATACGCGCGATACGGCGTGGGGCGTGACCAATCACTCGGCTTCGGTGCGCGATTTATACGTTGAAGATGTGTCGGCGGAGGATGAGAGTTTATATCGAGATGGCGATGCATGGCGTCCGTTTGAGGTGGAGGAGCAGGCGATTCCCGTGCGCGATGCCGCAGCGGATGTGCTGGTGATTCGCCGATCCCGTCGCGGTCCGGTTGTCAATGAGTTTGTGCCTGCTGCAGGTGATGGGGAGCAACCCGTGCTGTCTATGCGCTGGATAGGGTCTGAGGCGACAACGGGGTTTGAGGCGATGCTGGGGCTGATGCGGTCAAAAAATGTCGCACAGGTTCTGGATGCGCTCGCACAATGGCCGATGCCTATTTTGAATTTTGTGTTTGCCGATTCCGATGGGAGGCTTGGATATCACGTGGTGGGGCATGTGCCAACGCGCAGGGTGGGAGATTTTGGGTTCCGCCTGGCAAATGATCCGGATTGCGAATGGGGCGCGCCGTATGCTTTTGACGCGTTACCGCATCTGGTGGATCCCGAGCGCAATTGGGTGGCTACGGCAAATAATCCACCGTGGGGCGGTCGAGGTCCTTATCTGTCGCTGGGTTCGTGGTCGGACGGGTACCGCTTTCGGCGGATTAGGGCGCGTATTGAGGAATTGGAGACGCATACGCAGGAGAGTACAGGTGCTATTCATGCCGATGTCGTACACGGGCGGGGGGAAGATCTGGCGCCGATAGTTGCAGAGATTGCATTGAGAGCGGGAAATAAGCGCTTGCGCGATCTGGGCGAGTTATTGCGCGAATGGGATGGCGCGTATGCGGTGGATTCGGTTGCGGCGACGGTGTTTACGACATTTTGGGAGCACTGGGTGCGGCGGGTGGTGCGGGTTCGGTTTCCCGAGCATGTGGTTCAACTGGTGGTGGGGCGAGGTGGCAGTGTGGCGCGGCACGTGTTGACGGGCCAGGCGTTGGATTGGACGCCGGATGATTGGGATCTGGATCGGGAGGTGCATGCGGCATTGGGCGATGCGCTGGATTGGTTGCGCCGCCGCGTGGGTCCGCGAAAGTCGCAGTGGCGCTGGGGAAGGTTGCACACCGTGACTTTTCGGCATCCGCTGAGTGATGGTGGGGCATTGTCAGAGATGTTTGATGTGGGGCCTTTTGAGTCGTCGGGGAGTACGGGTACTGTGCGCGCGACGGGGTATAATTTTGGCAAGCTGTTTGAGGTTGGTTCGCTTTCGACCTATCGGATGGTGGTGGATATGAGCAATCCGGCGCAGAGTATGGCGACGGCGGCAGGTGGACAGTCGGGACATCCGGTCAGCCCGAATTATCGCACGCAGTCCGAGTTGTGGGCCGCCGATGAGTACCATCCCCTGCTGATGGATTGGGAAGATATAGTGGGAAATTTACAGAGCAGATTGGAACTGAATCCGTAG
- a CDS encoding sulfatase-like hydrolase/transferase yields MDYNSRPNVLILMSDQHRADWMTCAGNNTVPTPMIDRVAARGVRFENAYCPYPVCTASRMSLLTGLYAHNTGAINNSDRLDWRYRTVAHHFADHGYLTSLIGKMHFNDAHNHGFASYLSINDWLMYLGPKVGHYANEIANHAIGEGFFNSVFDTGSGFPDVSLLWDGASPWAGNVARWDFSSTASPLDAEDHLDMFVARESVKFMREYRDQPFFLMASFMKPHPPFYPPREWAEQFSPESVDLVEVGDSSQYPRHIQQRIDRTQGMGEKRLRAHKAGYMGNLSFVDYCIGRVLDGLEELGLVEDTIVVYTSDHGEMGGEHGLYQKFCMFEPAVKVPLIVSCPSRFPEGRVASALTEYFGLYPTLSELCGLSAPDRTTLMDFEGARETMDAESFASVVRDPNTQGPDAAFSEHGLRSHMPQYMVRDERFKYVYNDGGSRHELYDLENDPGECINLIDNRDFAGICADLQERLFAWYDPDSNPYCER; encoded by the coding sequence TTGGATTATAACAGTCGTCCCAATGTTCTCATTTTGATGAGCGATCAACACCGCGCGGATTGGATGACGTGTGCCGGGAATAATACGGTGCCTACGCCGATGATAGATCGCGTGGCTGCGCGTGGGGTGCGGTTTGAGAATGCCTATTGTCCCTATCCGGTGTGTACGGCTTCGCGTATGTCGCTGTTGACGGGTTTGTACGCTCATAATACGGGGGCTATTAATAATAGCGATAGGTTGGATTGGCGCTATCGCACGGTGGCGCACCATTTTGCCGATCACGGATATTTGACGAGTTTGATCGGTAAGATGCATTTTAACGATGCACATAATCACGGGTTTGCGTCGTATTTGTCGATTAACGATTGGTTGATGTATTTGGGTCCGAAGGTGGGGCATTATGCGAATGAGATTGCCAATCACGCGATAGGCGAGGGGTTTTTCAATTCGGTTTTTGATACGGGTAGTGGGTTTCCCGATGTGTCGTTGCTGTGGGATGGCGCAAGTCCATGGGCGGGCAATGTGGCGCGGTGGGATTTTTCGAGTACGGCTTCGCCGCTCGATGCAGAAGATCATCTGGATATGTTTGTGGCGCGCGAGTCTGTGAAGTTTATGCGCGAATATCGCGATCAGCCGTTTTTTTTGATGGCGAGTTTTATGAAGCCCCATCCACCTTTTTATCCGCCTCGCGAATGGGCAGAGCAGTTTTCGCCGGAATCGGTAGATCTGGTGGAGGTGGGGGATAGTTCGCAATATCCGAGGCATATACAACAGCGTATTGATAGGACGCAGGGTATGGGTGAAAAGCGTCTTCGGGCGCATAAGGCGGGGTATATGGGCAATCTATCTTTTGTCGATTATTGTATCGGGCGCGTGCTGGATGGGCTGGAGGAGTTGGGGCTGGTGGAAGATACGATAGTGGTCTATACTTCGGATCACGGTGAGATGGGCGGTGAGCATGGGTTGTATCAGAAGTTTTGTATGTTTGAACCTGCGGTGAAGGTGCCTTTGATTGTGAGTTGTCCGTCTCGTTTTCCAGAGGGTCGAGTGGCTTCTGCGCTGACCGAATATTTTGGTCTGTATCCCACGCTTTCAGAGTTGTGTGGGTTGTCGGCACCAGACCGGACGACGCTGATGGATTTTGAAGGTGCTCGCGAGACAATGGATGCGGAGAGTTTTGCCAGTGTTGTGCGCGATCCCAATACCCAGGGTCCCGATGCCGCGTTTTCCGAGCATGGGTTGCGTTCTCATATGCCCCAATATATGGTGCGGGACGAACGGTTTAAGTACGTTTATAATGATGGGGGTTCGCGGCATGAATTATACGATTTGGAAAATGATCCGGGCGAGTGTATCAATTTGATCGATAATCGAGATTTTGCTGGTATTTGTGCAGATTTACAGGAGCGGTTGTTCGCGTGGTACGATCCAGATTCCAACCCTTATTGTGAACGGTGA
- a CDS encoding arsenate reductase ArsC: MNRVLILCTGNSCRSQMAQGLFSHLNNGTYDAHSAGVSPTKVNPLAIRAMREIGIDISHHTSDSIDQYLNRNFDLVITVCDNAKENCPIFPGAKNTRHWPFEDPADAKGTEEERIRVFRKVRDEIRDKIANFLQIKKAPG; this comes from the coding sequence ATGAACCGCGTACTCATCCTCTGCACGGGCAACTCCTGCCGCAGCCAAATGGCGCAAGGGCTATTTAGCCATCTGAACAATGGCACTTACGACGCCCATAGCGCAGGCGTCAGCCCCACAAAAGTCAACCCCCTCGCCATTCGCGCCATGCGTGAAATCGGCATCGACATATCCCACCACACATCCGACAGCATCGATCAATATCTCAATCGAAATTTTGACCTCGTCATCACCGTTTGCGACAACGCCAAAGAAAATTGTCCGATCTTCCCAGGAGCCAAAAACACGCGACACTGGCCCTTTGAAGACCCCGCCGATGCCAAAGGTACAGAAGAAGAACGAATACGCGTATTCCGCAAAGTGCGCGACGAAATACGCGACAAAATCGCAAATTTCCTCCAGATAAAAAAAGCCCCGGGATAA